From Pseudonocardia autotrophica, one genomic window encodes:
- a CDS encoding universal stress protein yields the protein MAAQHIGPVVVGVDGSESALDAVRWAAAEAASRNVPLRLVAVFSPLPAAPRHDMGLTAAYLEQVSASLRATLELSTEVAAGAAPGIEIDSELRTGYPAQVLTDESRSAVLTVVGSRGLGGFTGLLVGSVAVSLAAHGDSPVLVVRGDRKPGSGLPVLLGVDGSPAGEAAVGTGFAEASRRSVPLRALHAWSDVVVDPAVAVLIDHQAWETEERALLAERLAGWSATFPDVEVERIVVRDRPAHALVEHSADAGLVVVGSRGRGGLAGLVLGSVGQAVLRHAQCPVLVVRG from the coding sequence ATGGCCGCACAGCACATCGGCCCGGTCGTCGTCGGTGTCGACGGATCGGAGTCCGCACTCGACGCGGTCCGGTGGGCGGCCGCCGAGGCGGCCTCCCGGAACGTGCCGCTGCGCCTGGTCGCCGTGTTCTCCCCGCTGCCCGCCGCCCCGCGGCACGACATGGGACTGACCGCCGCCTACCTGGAGCAGGTCTCGGCCTCCCTGCGCGCGACCCTGGAGCTGTCCACCGAGGTGGCCGCCGGTGCGGCGCCGGGCATCGAGATCGACTCCGAGCTGCGGACCGGCTACCCGGCGCAGGTCCTCACCGACGAGTCCCGCTCGGCGGTGCTCACCGTGGTGGGCAGCCGCGGGCTGGGCGGCTTCACCGGCCTGCTGGTCGGCTCGGTCGCGGTGTCCCTCGCCGCGCACGGCGACTCGCCGGTACTGGTGGTGCGCGGCGACCGGAAGCCCGGCTCCGGCCTGCCGGTGCTGCTCGGGGTGGACGGGTCACCGGCGGGTGAGGCGGCCGTCGGGACCGGGTTCGCCGAGGCGTCCCGGCGGTCGGTGCCGCTGCGCGCGCTGCACGCCTGGTCCGACGTCGTCGTCGATCCGGCGGTCGCCGTCCTGATCGATCACCAGGCGTGGGAGACCGAGGAGCGGGCACTGCTCGCCGAGCGTCTGGCCGGATGGTCCGCCACGTTCCCCGACGTCGAGGTGGAGCGCATCGTCGTGCGGGACCGGCCGGCCCACGCACTCGTCGAGCACTCGGCCGACGCCGGTCTGGTCGTCGTCGGGTCCCGGGGCCGCGGCGGGCTCGCCGGGCTGGTGCTCGGCTCGGTCGGGCAGGCCGTGCTGCGGCACGCGCAGTGCCCGGTGCTGGTCGTCCGCGGCTGA
- a CDS encoding Glu/Leu/Phe/Val dehydrogenase dimerization domain-containing protein, with product MSFPDTLTTFDADDFEQLTVVRDPESGIRSAVAIHDTTMGPSLGGVRMRAYPSLDDAVRDAMALARAMTYKSALAGLELGGGKSVIDAEPTPANKAAFLPVYARHVASLGGRYVPGADMGTDASDMEVLAKDVPVVSSRRDPSPFTARGVLRAIGATLERAGHDGLAGRRVAVQGLGKVGSSLAGMLRAAGAEVLVADVDDDRVRAARDTAGAVAVPVGEILAADVDVLCPCAAGGVLTPVVLDALRARAIVPGANNPLADPALAVTLAGRGVDYVPDFVANAGGVIVCEAEVLGGGPGLDDEIAGKIRAIGATAVRILDDADRRGTDTVTVAHELARARLAARAAARPAFPALV from the coding sequence ATGAGCTTCCCCGACACCCTCACGACCTTCGACGCCGACGACTTCGAACAGCTGACCGTCGTGCGGGACCCGGAGTCCGGGATCCGCTCGGCGGTCGCGATCCACGACACCACGATGGGCCCGTCGCTGGGCGGGGTGCGGATGCGCGCGTACCCGTCGCTCGACGACGCCGTCCGGGACGCGATGGCACTCGCCCGCGCCATGACCTACAAGTCCGCGCTGGCCGGGCTGGAGCTCGGCGGCGGCAAGAGCGTGATCGACGCCGAGCCCACGCCGGCGAACAAGGCGGCGTTCCTGCCGGTGTACGCCCGGCACGTCGCCTCGCTGGGCGGGCGCTACGTCCCGGGGGCCGACATGGGCACCGACGCGTCCGACATGGAGGTTCTGGCGAAGGACGTGCCGGTGGTGTCCAGCCGGCGGGACCCGTCACCGTTCACCGCCCGCGGTGTGCTGCGGGCGATCGGGGCGACCCTGGAGCGGGCCGGTCACGACGGCCTCGCCGGGCGCCGGGTCGCCGTGCAGGGACTGGGCAAGGTCGGGTCGTCGCTGGCCGGCATGCTGCGTGCGGCCGGAGCCGAGGTGCTGGTCGCCGATGTCGACGACGACCGGGTGCGGGCCGCCCGGGACACCGCAGGTGCGGTCGCGGTGCCGGTCGGCGAGATCCTCGCCGCCGACGTCGATGTGCTGTGCCCGTGCGCGGCCGGTGGAGTGCTCACCCCGGTGGTGCTCGACGCGCTGCGGGCCCGCGCGATCGTCCCGGGCGCGAACAACCCGCTCGCCGATCCGGCGCTCGCGGTGACGCTGGCCGGGCGCGGCGTGGACTACGTCCCGGACTTCGTCGCCAACGCGGGCGGTGTGATCGTGTGCGAGGCCGAGGTGCTCGGCGGCGGCCCCGGGCTCGACGACGAGATCGCCGGCAAGATCCGGGCGATCGGCGCCACCGCGGTCCGGATCCTGGACGACGCGGACCGGCGGGGGACCGACACCGTCACCGTCGCGCACGAGCTGGCCCGGGCCCGGCTGGCCGCCCGGGCCGCGGCCCGCCCGGCGTTCCCCGCCCTGGTGTGA
- a CDS encoding winged helix-turn-helix domain-containing protein encodes MRGPITRIRLGDDVAVRVVADPYSSVLAVACAGVRDRRAGRRTGASRLLGVLREPEVRAVARLIPTDGSLAPDCVGPGTPGRPIRVGDELDRLRGMSDRELRDDLVRTFSGRLPTRWQRLEGSLSGWAGDLADGLQAIWERVEPLWTRQADLREREAERLGVAASRGAVDVALSEMFRGARAADGWLEIPDPDAVTVESGRRVVVLAPLLSGLPVALCNLERDDALWFAAPSGARPAADQRDAGGLGSLLTPTRADLLGRLRVERSMSEIAGLMNTAPATATHQVGALEAAGLVRRRRDGRRIWVQRTPRGDALLDLYGVLDRA; translated from the coding sequence GTGCGAGGACCGATCACCCGGATCCGGCTCGGCGACGACGTCGCCGTCCGGGTCGTCGCCGATCCCTACAGCAGCGTGCTCGCGGTGGCCTGTGCCGGCGTCCGGGACCGCAGGGCGGGACGCCGGACCGGCGCATCCCGGCTGCTGGGTGTGCTCCGGGAACCGGAGGTCAGGGCGGTCGCCCGGCTGATACCGACCGACGGATCGCTGGCTCCCGACTGTGTCGGTCCCGGCACGCCGGGCCGGCCGATCCGGGTGGGCGACGAGCTGGACCGGCTGCGCGGGATGTCCGATCGCGAGTTGCGCGACGACCTGGTCCGGACCTTCTCCGGCCGGTTGCCCACCCGCTGGCAACGGTTGGAGGGATCGCTGTCCGGCTGGGCCGGTGATCTCGCGGACGGCCTGCAGGCGATCTGGGAGCGCGTCGAACCGCTCTGGACACGGCAGGCGGACCTGCGTGAGCGCGAGGCCGAGCGACTCGGCGTGGCCGCGTCGCGCGGGGCCGTCGACGTGGCACTCTCCGAGATGTTCCGCGGTGCCCGGGCGGCCGACGGCTGGCTGGAGATCCCGGACCCGGATGCGGTGACGGTCGAGTCGGGCCGGCGGGTCGTCGTGCTGGCGCCGTTGCTCAGCGGGCTCCCGGTCGCCCTGTGCAACCTGGAACGGGACGACGCGCTGTGGTTCGCCGCGCCGTCCGGGGCCCGGCCCGCGGCGGACCAGCGGGACGCGGGCGGGCTCGGATCGCTGCTCACCCCGACCAGGGCCGACCTGCTCGGCCGGCTCCGCGTCGAACGTTCGATGTCCGAGATCGCCGGGCTGATGAACACCGCTCCGGCGACCGCGACCCATCAGGTCGGCGCGCTCGAGGCCGCGGGCCTGGTCCGGCGGCGCCGGGACGGTCGTCGGATCTGGGTGCAGCGCACCCCGCGCGGGGATGCGCTGCTCGATCTCTACGGGGTCCTCGATCGCGCGTGA
- a CDS encoding 5-oxoprolinase subunit B family protein has product MTASTVAPDPMIRPCGDAALLVEVGDLDAALDLHAALRAAPPSGVLDLVPAACSVLVRVRPGTDLRAVEQHIRGLGTAVGIPVGTSSDPVEIPAVYDGADLPAVAELLGRTPDEVVALHANRVWVVAFVGFAPGFGYLAGGDDWFDVPRRAVPRTAVPPGSIALAGRYSGVYPRESPGGWQLIGRTDLRVWDLDRRPPALLVPGARVRFVPVGRP; this is encoded by the coding sequence ATGACCGCTTCCACGGTCGCCCCCGACCCGATGATCCGGCCGTGCGGTGATGCCGCGTTACTGGTCGAGGTCGGTGATCTCGATGCGGCGTTGGACCTGCACGCCGCACTCCGGGCCGCCCCGCCGTCCGGCGTGCTCGATCTCGTGCCCGCCGCGTGCAGCGTCCTGGTCCGGGTGCGGCCCGGCACCGATCTCCGGGCGGTCGAGCAGCACATCCGCGGGCTCGGCACCGCGGTCGGGATCCCGGTCGGGACGTCGTCGGACCCGGTCGAGATCCCCGCCGTGTACGACGGTGCGGACCTCCCCGCCGTCGCCGAGCTGCTCGGCCGCACCCCGGACGAGGTCGTCGCCCTGCACGCCAACCGGGTCTGGGTGGTCGCCTTCGTGGGGTTCGCGCCCGGGTTCGGCTACCTCGCCGGCGGCGACGACTGGTTCGACGTACCCCGGCGGGCGGTGCCCCGGACGGCGGTCCCGCCGGGTTCGATCGCGCTCGCCGGGCGGTACAGCGGGGTCTATCCGCGGGAGTCACCCGGCGGGTGGCAGCTGATCGGGCGTACCGACCTGCGGGTCTGGGATCTCGACCGGAGGCCGCCCGCGCTGCTGGTGCCCGGTGCCCGGGTCCGGTTCGTCCCGGTCGGCCGGCCGTGA
- a CDS encoding helix-turn-helix domain-containing protein: MYRIDSLTTSTDRRRQRAEKDAWREWCNHVHGAIDVGLGTDHYNGAVTRQQTSRYQLVSWRADTERLTRHRRHVRADPRGVFEFVVPLRGSLYLGEDEPGATTLAPGSIAMVPIDQRLSFAHGDGSVALSMIVPYERVEHRFGLPVAAGIIRSDSGIAKVGRDLLVGLVRQRDSLTAADFDTACEHATDLICRGLSGDPQPVDAAGTDLIHEQVLRYVREHATDPQLTVRSLAVALGWSRRHIQAVLARRGTTAIDLIRNERLDLARSRLASPRFAGRTIASIAHSVGFTSPSAFSHAFRQRFGCPPRDVRR; encoded by the coding sequence ATGTACCGGATCGACAGCCTGACCACCAGCACCGACCGCCGGCGGCAGCGGGCCGAGAAGGACGCGTGGCGCGAGTGGTGCAATCACGTGCACGGCGCGATCGACGTCGGCCTCGGCACGGACCACTACAACGGTGCGGTCACCCGGCAGCAGACGTCGCGGTACCAGCTGGTCAGCTGGCGGGCGGACACCGAGCGCCTGACCCGGCACCGCCGTCACGTCCGGGCGGACCCACGCGGGGTGTTCGAGTTCGTCGTCCCGCTCCGGGGATCGCTCTACCTCGGTGAGGACGAGCCCGGCGCCACGACCCTCGCCCCGGGGTCGATCGCCATGGTGCCGATCGACCAGCGGCTCAGCTTCGCGCACGGCGACGGCTCGGTGGCCCTGTCCATGATCGTGCCGTACGAGCGCGTCGAGCACCGGTTCGGCCTGCCCGTCGCCGCCGGCATCATCCGATCCGACAGCGGCATCGCGAAGGTCGGCCGCGACCTCCTCGTCGGGCTGGTCCGGCAGCGCGACTCGCTGACAGCGGCCGACTTCGACACGGCCTGCGAGCACGCGACCGACCTCATCTGCCGGGGCCTGAGCGGGGACCCCCAGCCGGTGGACGCGGCCGGTACCGACCTGATCCACGAGCAGGTGCTGCGCTACGTCCGCGAGCACGCGACGGATCCCCAGCTCACCGTCCGCTCGCTGGCCGTGGCACTGGGCTGGTCACGCCGGCACATCCAGGCCGTGCTCGCCCGCCGGGGGACGACCGCCATCGACCTGATCCGCAACGAGCGGCTCGACCTGGCACGGTCCAGGCTGGCGAGCCCACGCTTCGCCGGGCGGACCATCGCCTCGATCGCGCACTCGGTCGGCTTCACCTCCCCCAGCGCGTTCAGCCACGCGTTCCGGCAGCGTTTCGGCTGCCCGCCGCGCGACGTCCGCCGCTGA
- a CDS encoding MinD/ParA family ATP-binding protein: MTDHGEGQAGPDEITHDSLMRRTAERPRRGWRKVLYEATGGRYNPGISEDEAGRNVLLRRIGRQLPGAHRIAVTSIKGGIGKTTVTACLGLTLAEHRGDRVVALDANPDAGTLADRLTGETSITVRQMLEKIDDIDSLTEMSRYTSLAGRLQVLASDQDPAMSEGFNREEYTRISTVLSRFCNILLTDSGTGLVHSAMEGTLELADTVVVVGAPTVDGASRAGKTLDWLAAHGHREHAENAIVVLSQDRASHEVDAEKIHDHFAQRCRAVHSVPSDPHLAAGGRIDLDLLREPTREAFLRIAASVSDDFATR, encoded by the coding sequence ATGACCGACCACGGCGAGGGGCAGGCCGGCCCCGACGAGATCACCCACGACTCGCTGATGCGGCGCACCGCCGAACGGCCGCGCCGGGGCTGGCGCAAGGTGCTCTACGAGGCCACCGGCGGCCGCTACAACCCCGGGATCAGCGAGGACGAGGCGGGGCGGAACGTGCTGCTGCGCCGGATCGGCCGCCAGCTCCCGGGCGCCCACCGGATCGCGGTCACCTCGATCAAGGGCGGGATCGGGAAGACGACCGTGACGGCCTGCCTGGGGCTGACGCTGGCCGAGCACCGCGGGGACCGGGTGGTCGCCCTGGACGCCAACCCGGACGCCGGCACGCTGGCCGACCGGCTCACCGGCGAGACGTCGATCACCGTCCGGCAGATGCTGGAGAAGATCGACGACATCGACTCGCTCACCGAGATGAGTCGCTACACCAGCCTGGCGGGACGCCTGCAGGTCCTGGCGAGCGACCAGGACCCGGCGATGAGCGAGGGATTCAACCGGGAGGAGTACACCCGGATCTCGACGGTCCTCTCGCGCTTCTGCAACATCCTGCTGACGGACTCGGGCACCGGGCTGGTGCACTCGGCGATGGAGGGCACCCTCGAACTGGCCGACACCGTCGTGGTGGTGGGGGCGCCGACCGTGGACGGCGCGAGCCGGGCCGGGAAGACACTGGACTGGCTGGCCGCGCACGGGCACCGCGAACACGCCGAGAACGCGATCGTCGTGCTCTCCCAGGACCGGGCCAGCCACGAGGTCGACGCCGAGAAGATCCACGACCACTTCGCCCAGCGCTGCCGGGCCGTGCACTCGGTCCCGTCCGATCCGCACCTGGCGGCAGGCGGACGGATCGACCTCGACCTGCTTCGGGAGCCCACCCGGGAGGCGTTCCTGCGGATCGCCGCGTCGGTCTCCGACGACTTCGCGACCCGCTGA
- a CDS encoding 5-oxoprolinase subunit C family protein — MVAPAVVADAPGTAGARGVLVLATGPLATVQDAGRPGLGTLGVGVSGAADRTSFRLANRLVGNPEEAAAVEVTFGGLWIRAQGVVTVAVTGASTPVTVRRGGDVRPAGALRPIVLADGDELRLGPPVHGLRSYLALRGGVDVDPVLGSRSTDVLAGLGPDPLSGGSLLPVGPEPADGVPSLDGAPVSAPGAGVLTLRAMPGPRHDWFTEESMHRLFRTDWEVGNETNRVGMRLSGPPMERRPVLASTELPSEGVVRGSVQVPASGLPIVFLVDHPVTGGYPVAAVLADRDVDLAAQARPGQRIRFWPTR; from the coding sequence ATGGTGGCTCCCGCGGTGGTGGCGGACGCCCCGGGTACGGCCGGTGCGCGCGGCGTACTGGTGCTGGCGACCGGTCCGCTGGCGACGGTCCAGGACGCCGGTCGCCCCGGTCTGGGCACGCTCGGCGTCGGTGTCTCCGGCGCGGCCGACCGCACGTCGTTCCGGTTGGCGAACCGGCTGGTCGGTAATCCCGAGGAGGCCGCGGCCGTCGAGGTCACCTTCGGCGGTCTGTGGATCCGCGCACAGGGTGTCGTGACGGTCGCGGTCACCGGTGCGAGCACCCCCGTCACGGTCCGCCGGGGAGGTGATGTCCGCCCGGCGGGAGCGCTGCGTCCGATCGTGCTCGCCGACGGGGACGAGCTCCGGCTGGGTCCTCCGGTGCACGGGCTGCGGTCCTATCTGGCGCTGCGCGGTGGCGTCGACGTCGATCCCGTCCTGGGCAGTCGCTCCACCGATGTGCTCGCCGGGCTGGGGCCCGACCCGCTCTCGGGCGGCTCGCTGCTTCCGGTCGGGCCGGAGCCCGCCGACGGCGTGCCCAGCCTGGACGGAGCACCGGTCAGCGCGCCCGGCGCCGGGGTGCTGACGCTGCGGGCGATGCCCGGCCCGCGGCACGACTGGTTCACCGAGGAGTCGATGCACCGGCTGTTCCGCACCGACTGGGAGGTCGGCAACGAGACCAACCGGGTGGGTATGCGCCTGAGCGGGCCGCCGATGGAGCGCCGGCCGGTGCTGGCCTCCACGGAGCTGCCCAGCGAGGGCGTGGTGCGCGGGAGCGTGCAGGTCCCGGCGTCCGGGCTGCCCATCGTGTTCCTCGTCGACCATCCGGTCACCGGTGGATACCCGGTGGCCGCGGTGCTGGCCGACCGCGACGTCGATCTGGCCGCGCAGGCCAGGCCGGGGCAGCGGATCCGGTTCTGGCCGACCCGCTGA
- a CDS encoding NRAMP family divalent metal transporter: MSEDQIREPSVVAPAAKPGPGTRSALLGAIFLMATSAIGPGFITQTTTFTAQLGAAFAFAILVSILVDIAVQMNVWRVIGVSRLRAHVLANKVAPGAGWVLTVLVVTGGLVFNIGNVAGAGLGLDAMLGLDTAIGGAVSAAIAIAVFVIRRAGVALDRIMIVLGVMMIILTTYVAIVSGPPVGEALRNTVLPERIDFLVITTLIGGTVGGYITYAGAHRMLDTGLTGPENVGQVTRSSVHGILVTAVMRVVLFLAVLGVVTTGVDLATDNPAATAFGAAAGEIGVRLFGMILWAAGISSVIGAAYTSVSFLTSPSTPARTRTLLTAGFISVSAIIFLIAGTTPVTLLIFAGAFNGLILPFGFTVVLWVAWRRRDLLGGYRYPRWLLAIGVLAWLITIVIGWQAVLGLSSLWS; the protein is encoded by the coding sequence GTGAGCGAAGACCAGATCCGGGAGCCCTCGGTGGTCGCACCGGCGGCGAAGCCGGGGCCGGGCACCCGCAGCGCCCTGCTCGGCGCGATCTTCCTGATGGCGACGAGCGCGATCGGGCCCGGCTTCATCACCCAGACCACCACCTTCACCGCGCAGCTCGGCGCCGCGTTCGCCTTCGCGATCCTGGTGTCGATCCTGGTCGACATCGCAGTCCAGATGAACGTCTGGCGGGTGATCGGGGTGTCCCGGCTCCGGGCGCACGTGCTGGCGAACAAGGTCGCGCCGGGGGCGGGCTGGGTGCTGACGGTGCTGGTCGTGACCGGTGGCCTGGTGTTCAACATCGGCAACGTCGCCGGTGCCGGCCTCGGCCTGGACGCGATGCTGGGACTGGACACCGCGATCGGCGGCGCGGTGTCCGCGGCGATCGCCATCGCGGTCTTCGTGATCCGCCGGGCCGGCGTCGCGCTGGACCGGATCATGATCGTCCTCGGCGTCATGATGATCATCCTGACCACCTACGTGGCGATCGTGTCCGGCCCGCCGGTGGGTGAGGCACTGCGCAACACGGTGCTTCCGGAGCGGATCGACTTCCTGGTGATCACGACGCTGATCGGTGGCACCGTCGGCGGCTACATCACCTACGCCGGCGCACATCGGATGCTCGACACCGGCCTGACCGGCCCGGAGAACGTGGGGCAGGTGACGCGCAGCTCGGTGCACGGGATCCTGGTGACCGCGGTGATGCGGGTGGTGCTGTTCCTGGCGGTGCTCGGTGTCGTCACGACCGGCGTGGACCTCGCGACCGACAACCCGGCGGCGACGGCGTTCGGCGCGGCCGCCGGTGAGATCGGCGTCCGGCTGTTCGGCATGATCCTCTGGGCCGCCGGGATCTCCTCGGTGATCGGCGCCGCCTACACCTCGGTGTCGTTCCTGACCTCCCCGAGCACGCCGGCCCGCACCAGGACCCTGCTCACCGCGGGCTTCATCTCGGTCAGCGCGATCATCTTCCTGATCGCGGGCACGACCCCGGTCACGCTGCTGATCTTCGCCGGGGCGTTCAACGGGCTGATCCTCCCGTTCGGCTTCACGGTCGTGCTCTGGGTGGCCTGGCGGCGCCGTGACCTGCTCGGTGGCTACCGGTACCCGCGCTGGCTGCTCGCCATCGGGGTGCTCGCCTGGCTGATCACGATCGTCATCGGCTGGCAGGCGGTGCTCGGCCTGAGCAGTCTCTGGTCCTGA
- a CDS encoding nucleotide-binding protein translates to MDTVQRVCALPGCGARVAQAENRSARLYCTPEHRAAARRLRSAHARRGRDGGPGDGGTPARGHPPDRSTGPPDRTTAELSHDSLVRPAGGRAPSVLPAARPLGDWLDRDPGQDAESRRAELRERVAVPVRGPVRVAVLSVKGGVGKTTVAAGLGLTLAEHRGDRIAALDVAPDPGTLAERLTGSVPGAREQLAGRARVETFGELVAASGTSGRLTVIGSTDEADDVGFGVEDYRRVDAHLARFFDVVVADCGPSVRHGAASAAAAAADAVVVVGSFAVDDASRASTTLRWLADSGTTDRPGDALVVLTCDRRPDVSAELVRSHFARRARGPLEISYDPHLRSGGPIEYERLAESTRDRFLELAAHVLEVARSRTGGSSG, encoded by the coding sequence ATGGACACCGTGCAGCGGGTGTGCGCCCTGCCCGGGTGCGGCGCCCGTGTGGCGCAGGCCGAGAACCGGTCCGCGCGGCTGTACTGCACTCCCGAGCACCGGGCGGCGGCCCGCCGGTTGCGGTCCGCGCACGCCCGGCGTGGGCGGGACGGCGGGCCCGGCGACGGGGGCACCCCAGCCCGCGGACACCCGCCGGACCGGTCGACCGGTCCGCCCGACCGCACCACCGCCGAGCTGAGCCACGACTCGCTGGTCCGCCCGGCCGGTGGCCGCGCCCCCTCCGTCCTCCCGGCCGCGCGACCGCTGGGGGACTGGCTGGACCGGGACCCCGGCCAGGACGCGGAGAGTCGCCGTGCCGAACTCCGGGAACGGGTCGCGGTCCCGGTGCGGGGGCCCGTCCGGGTGGCCGTGCTGTCGGTCAAGGGCGGTGTCGGTAAGACGACGGTGGCCGCGGGGCTCGGGCTGACGCTGGCCGAGCACCGGGGGGACCGGATCGCGGCGCTGGACGTCGCGCCGGACCCCGGCACCCTCGCCGAACGGCTGACCGGGTCGGTTCCCGGCGCCCGGGAACAGCTGGCCGGGCGTGCCCGGGTCGAGACCTTCGGCGAGCTGGTCGCCGCGAGCGGCACCTCCGGGCGGCTGACCGTGATCGGCTCCACCGACGAGGCCGACGACGTCGGCTTCGGTGTCGAGGACTATCGGAGGGTCGACGCGCACCTGGCGCGGTTCTTCGACGTCGTCGTCGCCGACTGCGGGCCGAGCGTGCGGCACGGGGCGGCGTCCGCCGCCGCTGCGGCGGCGGACGCCGTCGTCGTGGTCGGGTCGTTCGCGGTGGACGACGCCAGCCGGGCGTCGACGACGCTGCGCTGGCTCGCCGACTCCGGGACGACCGACCGCCCCGGTGACGCGCTCGTCGTGCTGACCTGCGACCGGCGTCCGGACGTATCCGCGGAGCTGGTCCGGTCGCACTTCGCGCGGCGGGCCCGCGGCCCGCTGGAGATCTCCTACGACCCGCATCTGAGATCGGGCGGGCCGATCGAGTACGAGCGGCTCGCCGAGTCCACCCGCGACCGGTTCCTCGAGCTGGCCGCGCACGTCCTGGAGGTGGCCCGGAGCAGGACGGGCGGGTCGTCCGGATGA
- a CDS encoding S8 family serine peptidase has protein sequence MTEPRPTDTDRPGATFTGRYLLVLGDDLLGDDDTAARTCVRELTGQAEITSSRDALPLAPSGFHPTLLARLGVAVAELDPDRLRAARADRRLLAVEPERVQRTLGTGPAGGLSAEYLRGFADAATFLRDRAVAAGTTDAPAPARFGDTDQLTWGLQATGVDAVPETGAGIGVAVLDTGLDLDHPDFAGRDIESRSFVDGQQVQDVKGHGTHCAGTACGPLTPGSGRRYGIAYESRILIGKVLGDDGAGADAGILEGIEWAITSGAQIISMSLGVDLDEVSAAYENAGRRALDAGVLIIAAAGNNAERSAGDAGFVGVPANSPSIMAVGAVDAALAIADFSAASSAVDGGQVDIAGPGVDVHSSWPMPQRTESTSGTSMAAPHVAGIAALLSQRTGARGRDLWTGLTQAAQRLPLPSGDVGAGLVRASGS, from the coding sequence ATGACCGAACCCCGCCCGACCGATACCGACCGCCCCGGAGCGACCTTCACCGGCCGCTACCTGCTCGTGCTCGGCGACGATCTGCTCGGTGACGACGACACCGCGGCCCGGACGTGTGTGCGGGAGCTGACCGGGCAGGCCGAGATCACGAGCAGCCGCGACGCGCTGCCACTGGCCCCGTCGGGCTTCCACCCGACGCTGCTCGCCCGGCTCGGGGTCGCGGTCGCCGAGCTCGACCCGGACCGGCTGCGGGCCGCCCGCGCCGACCGGCGCCTGCTCGCCGTCGAACCGGAACGCGTGCAGCGCACACTGGGCACCGGTCCGGCCGGCGGGCTGTCCGCCGAGTACCTGCGCGGGTTCGCCGACGCCGCCACCTTCCTGCGTGACCGGGCGGTCGCCGCCGGCACCACCGACGCACCGGCACCCGCCCGGTTCGGTGACACCGACCAGCTGACCTGGGGGCTGCAGGCCACCGGGGTCGACGCGGTGCCCGAGACCGGGGCCGGGATCGGCGTCGCCGTGCTCGACACCGGACTCGATCTGGACCATCCCGACTTCGCGGGCCGCGACATCGAGTCCCGCTCGTTCGTCGACGGCCAGCAGGTCCAGGACGTCAAGGGGCACGGCACGCACTGCGCCGGCACCGCGTGCGGGCCGCTCACACCGGGCTCCGGCCGCCGCTACGGCATCGCGTACGAGTCCCGGATCCTGATCGGGAAGGTCCTCGGCGACGACGGCGCCGGCGCCGACGCCGGGATCCTCGAAGGCATCGAGTGGGCCATCACCAGCGGCGCGCAGATCATCTCGATGTCGCTCGGCGTCGATCTCGACGAGGTCTCCGCCGCCTACGAGAACGCGGGCCGACGGGCTCTCGACGCCGGGGTGCTGATCATCGCCGCGGCCGGGAACAACGCCGAGCGTTCGGCCGGGGACGCCGGCTTCGTCGGTGTCCCGGCGAACAGCCCGTCGATCATGGCGGTCGGCGCGGTGGACGCAGCGCTGGCGATCGCCGACTTCTCCGCGGCGAGCTCCGCGGTGGACGGCGGGCAGGTCGACATCGCCGGCCCCGGGGTCGACGTCCACTCGTCGTGGCCGATGCCGCAGCGCACCGAGTCGACCTCCGGGACCTCGATGGCCGCCCCGCACGTTGCCGGGATCGCCGCACTGCTGTCCCAGCGGACCGGTGCCCGGGGCCGGGACCTGTGGACCGGGCTCACCCAGGCGGCGCAGCGGCTCCCGCTGCCCTCCGGTGACGTCGGCGCGGGGCTCGTCCGCGCATCGGGGAGCTGA